The genomic region AAAGAATTAAATAGTGTATTGAAGAGGTAGGACTAAAAATGAATAACTGGGTAACGGAAGAACTAAAAACGGCAGACTTGGGAGATAAAAGATTAAATAAAAGGCTGACTTTTATTGTAGAGGGCTTGGCCTCCAAACCCGACAAGACCGTACCTCAAACATTTGAAGAAGCTTCGCAAGCGCAAGCGGTGTATGAATTTTGGTCAAATCCTCATGTTAAACCATCACAAATAATAGCGGCTCATAGAGATGCAACACTTTTAAGAATTAAGGGTCACTCAATAATATTAGTTATACAAGATACAACCGACTTGGAATTTGCCTCATTAGCCACAAGAAGGGGTTTAGGGGAAATTAGTAAACAGGGGGTAGAAGGGATAAAAGTACATAATGTATTATCTGTAACAACTGACGGAGTACCGCTAGGACTAATTAAACAAATAGCTTGGGTAAGAAAAAAGACGAGAAAAGGAAAAGGGTATGAAGAAAGAAAAAGAAAGATAGAAGAAAAAGAAAGTTACAGATGGTTGGAATCTTTCAGGGAGACACAGGAGTTAGTCCCTCCAGAAATGGAAGTAGTAACGGTCTGCGATCGAGAAGGAGATATATTTGAATTATTGGCTTCTCCGAGACGAGAAGGAGCGCATTTATTGATCAGGGCAGCGCAAAATAGGAATGTCAAAACGTCAACAGAACAGGGGGAAATTCAAAAACTATTTACTCTATTAAAAAGCCAAGAGGTGGTAGGAGAAATAGTTTTAGATTTGCAGAAAACTCCGAGGCGAAAAGCCAGAAAAGCGACAATACAGGTCAAATACGCTACAGTAACACTTCAAGTTCCAAGTAATAAACCCCCTCTAAAACATAATGAACCAGTGGAAGTAGCAGCAATTTTAGCCGAAGAAATTAACCCACCCCCCAAAGAGCAAAAAGTAAGTTGGTTATTATTAACAACCTTGCCTCTTAATAATGTGTCTGATGCCTTTACTTACTTAAAATGGTATAGTTTAAGGTGGCTAATCGAGCGCTATCATTATGTACTTAAGTCGGGCTGTAAAATAGAAGAATTGCAATTAGAAACGGGTGAGCGCTTGTTAAGAGCATTAGCTTGTTATTCGATCGTAGCTTGGCGCTTATTATGGTTAACTTATACCTCAAGATTAGATCCCCATCAGCCGGCAACAGTGGCTTTGGAAGAAGAGGAATGGCAGTCGTTATATGTAAAAATTCATAATAAATTGGAGCTACCCCGTGAAATACCGACTATATATCAATGTGTCAGGTGGATAGCGAGATTGGGGGGATTTTTGGCCAGAAAGGGGGATGGCGAACCGGGTGTGATGACATTGTGGCGAGGGTGGCAGAGGTTGATGGATTATGTGGCTATGTGGAAATTTATGGTAGCAATGGTGAATGAATTAGAGTGCGATAAAGATAAAGATATAGAGATGAAAAAAGAAAATCGTAACAAAATATGTGACTAAGGAACAAAAGGACTGAAAAAAAAGAATTATGAGTCATTTTAGCTTTATCTAAAAGGTTTAAATTTAGATAAGGCTTGGCGTGTTGAAAATGGCATTCGATAAAGCTTGCCTTTTTTAACATTCTAAAAAATCATTTTTAGTAATAGTAATCAAAACTCCAAGGTGACAAAATCAGTAACAGAATGTTCTCTATGAAAAGAGCGATTATGCTGCTTTTTAATATCTAAAGATTGATGATGTTTCTCTAATTCATTAGATCGTTCTTTCAAGGCAGAATTAATAGAAACCTGTGCCCCACCGGCCAACTCTTTAAGCACCGGCGCACTAATATACCAACGTAAGGAGTGTGCTACGTGCTGATTGTATTTCATCAAGGCATCAATAGCCTGATTTATCCGCCTTGGTGTATCATTACGACGACGATGGTCAGTAAGGGGTGATTTTGGCGTGTTTTTCAAGGGAGATTGAGGAGTATCCGCGCTTTCTTGATTGTTAGTGGCGCTTTCTTGAGGTGTGGGTGTTTGGGGTAAGTTCTCTGGTTCACTGGAATGAGAAGGAGTTGGATTAATTGTCTGTAATACAGGGTGTATTACAGGTTGTTGTGTATAAAGGCTGATTAATGTCTTAGCTGTATCAATAAATTCATCGAGCTTTTTAGCTATTGTCATCGAATACCAAGAAGATTGAGGATCACCGTTGAAAAATGGCGCTATTACATTATTAAGAGCATTTACATAAAATGTTCTTGGTTGAGGTGTGGGCGCTGGTTTTCCTGGAGATTGAGGTTTCTTAGGGGAAGTAGCATTATTGCCATTATCTTCGGAGAAAGACTCTACAAGTGGTTGGGTAGGATTCTCTTGGATTACAGCAATTGGTTCAGATAACTTGTCTTCTTGAGGCTGTGCATTATTACTCAGTGCTATCTTAGCCAACTCAATAATTTTCAGTAAAGTTTCTTGTTCTGAGTCAGTCTTAAGAATAGAAGATAATTGCTTAAATTCATCAATTATTGTGGGTGTAGCTGGCAATGAAGATTCCTTGTTTTCTTTTTCTTTCTTTTCTTCCTCTTCTTCTATTTCCATCACGAATGAGCTAATAATCCTTTGATAGACAGAAATGGCGAGAGAATAGGTTTCTACGCCCAATTGTCCCAGATAATCAGCAATTCTCTCACGTACATAACCATTAATGTCTTTACCCACATGAGTGTCTAAGTAAGGTTTAAGTAGGGGATGGTTTCTTAAAATTGTGATCGTATCTAAGATTTTAGTAGAATCAGCAAGGGTAACTAAGCGTAATGGGGGAGTATGAGGAGGATGAACTTGATGAGTGTAGTGTATAATCTTTTTCCCCTGGACTCCTTTAAATACAAAGTGTTTTAATAGTCCATCAGGAGGAGTGCCGGTTAAAGCAATAACACCAGTTAATTGACACCAAGGATTGTTACTCGATAAGAATTGTTCAGCTTGCTTAATAAATTCAGTATCGAATTCAGTATCACCATCAGCTTGCTTTAATTTGACTCCCATTTCATTAATAGTAGTGCCATCTTTATCTACTAGATAATAATGGAAATAATGCTCAGTAGAGGGACTAAGATTAGCGTTGACTTTCTCTTCCTCGATAAGATGCCCTAATTGCCCACAGAGGAAGCGAGGAAAAGAAGAACGGCTTTCGCAGAAGAAATGGGCTGATATTTCCCCGTAAATAGCCCGTAGGTTATGGATGGTTACTCCCGCTTCTCCTTCCAATACTTCTACAATACCTGTAGAGTGAAAGTGGCGCTTAACCTGATAATTAACCGTAGGCAGTAAAGTATTAATCTTTTGGATAGAAGCACCGGCCAGCACTTTAATTTTAGGCATGGCTCGAAGTTTATTCAATGCAGCCACAACAAGCCGCGCTGGTACTATTGAATAAGTAGTATAAGCAGGAGCTTCTTTAGTCTTCTTTAATTGCCCAGAAAACTCTAACTCATAAGGGGAATTAGGGTTAAAAGGAATTGTAAATGTTCCACGTTCTATTATTTCAGAAAAGCGTCTTCCAGTGGCGGCGGCTATCCCGACGGTTAACTCCGTGTAAGTCTCTGATTTTAACAATAATTCGAGCTTTTCGAGATAGGGATAAAGATGAACTGGCTTAGGAGAGTCCTGTTTAATATTGTTACGTTCGTTAGATTGGCGCTTGACCTGCCGATAAAATTCTCTGTCATACTTGAGATAAAGATTAGCATAGTGGGCTGTAATTGTCTCTAGCTCCCCCGTCTGCTTATAAATATCAAAGCTATAGGAATTTTGCTCGTTTAAAGTGATCTTTTCTTTGGCGATCGCGTCTTTAACCAGATTGATGTAAAGAGGATAATGATTTTTAGCTATAGTCTCTCTAGGATAACCTTTTTCGAGCAATTCTGTTTCACTTTTACACAGGCATTTAATTCTCTCTTCCGTATCCTGGTTAT from Gloeothece citriformis PCC 7424 harbors:
- a CDS encoding IS4 family transposase, encoding MNNWVTEELKTADLGDKRLNKRLTFIVEGLASKPDKTVPQTFEEASQAQAVYEFWSNPHVKPSQIIAAHRDATLLRIKGHSIILVIQDTTDLEFASLATRRGLGEISKQGVEGIKVHNVLSVTTDGVPLGLIKQIAWVRKKTRKGKGYEERKRKIEEKESYRWLESFRETQELVPPEMEVVTVCDREGDIFELLASPRREGAHLLIRAAQNRNVKTSTEQGEIQKLFTLLKSQEVVGEIVLDLQKTPRRKARKATIQVKYATVTLQVPSNKPPLKHNEPVEVAAILAEEINPPPKEQKVSWLLLTTLPLNNVSDAFTYLKWYSLRWLIERYHYVLKSGCKIEELQLETGERLLRALACYSIVAWRLLWLTYTSRLDPHQPATVALEEEEWQSLYVKIHNKLELPREIPTIYQCVRWIARLGGFLARKGDGEPGVMTLWRGWQRLMDYVAMWKFMVAMVNELECDKDKDIEMKKENRNKICD
- a CDS encoding protelomerase family protein translates to MPRTDHLRLPDVQLIKNIEREIAQRGWQEVRASILSIYHQRLAEILVNPSVHKRPKKLSASELNTLALCFVARLIELQQDNQDTEERIKCLCKSETELLEKGYPRETIAKNHYPLYINLVKDAIAKEKITLNEQNSYSFDIYKQTGELETITAHYANLYLKYDREFYRQVKRQSNERNNIKQDSPKPVHLYPYLEKLELLLKSETYTELTVGIAAATGRRFSEIIERGTFTIPFNPNSPYELEFSGQLKKTKEAPAYTTYSIVPARLVVAALNKLRAMPKIKVLAGASIQKINTLLPTVNYQVKRHFHSTGIVEVLEGEAGVTIHNLRAIYGEISAHFFCESRSSFPRFLCGQLGHLIEEEKVNANLSPSTEHYFHYYLVDKDGTTINEMGVKLKQADGDTEFDTEFIKQAEQFLSSNNPWCQLTGVIALTGTPPDGLLKHFVFKGVQGKKIIHYTHQVHPPHTPPLRLVTLADSTKILDTITILRNHPLLKPYLDTHVGKDINGYVRERIADYLGQLGVETYSLAISVYQRIISSFVMEIEEEEEKKEKENKESSLPATPTIIDEFKQLSSILKTDSEQETLLKIIELAKIALSNNAQPQEDKLSEPIAVIQENPTQPLVESFSEDNGNNATSPKKPQSPGKPAPTPQPRTFYVNALNNVIAPFFNGDPQSSWYSMTIAKKLDEFIDTAKTLISLYTQQPVIHPVLQTINPTPSHSSEPENLPQTPTPQESATNNQESADTPQSPLKNTPKSPLTDHRRRNDTPRRINQAIDALMKYNQHVAHSLRWYISAPVLKELAGGAQVSINSALKERSNELEKHHQSLDIKKQHNRSFHREHSVTDFVTLEF